A region from the Symphalangus syndactylus isolate Jambi chromosome 2, NHGRI_mSymSyn1-v2.1_pri, whole genome shotgun sequence genome encodes:
- the IKZF5 gene encoding zinc finger protein Pegasus, with protein MGEKKPEPLDFVKDFQEYLTQQTHHVNMISGSVSGDKEAETLQGAGTDGDQNGLDHPSVEVSLDENSGMLVDGFERTFDGKLKCRYCNYASKGTARLIEHIRIHTGEKPHRCHLCPFASAYERHLEAHMRSHTGEKPYKCELCSFRCSDRSNLSHHRRRKHKMVPIKGTRSSLSSKKMWGVLQKKTSNLGYSRRALINLSPPSMVVQKPDYLNDFTHEIPNIQTDSYESMAKTTPTGGLPRDPQELMVDNPLNQLSTLAGQLSSLPPENQNPASPDVVPCPDEKPFMIQQPSTQAVVSAVSASIPQSSSPTSPEPRPSHSQRNYSPVAGPSSEPSAHTSTPSIGNSQPSTPAPALPVQDPQLLHHCQHCDMYFADNILYTIHMGCHGYENPFQCNICGCKCKNKYDFACHFARGQHNQH; from the exons ATGGGTGAAAAAAAACCAGAGCCTTTGGACTTCGTGAAAGATTTTCAGGAATACCTGACTCAGCAGACCCATCATGTGAACATGATTTCTGGATCAGTTAGTGGGGACAAAGAAGCAGAGACTCTTCAGGGAG CTGGAACAGATGGTGATCAAAATGGACTTGATCACCCATCTGTTGAAGTTTCCTTGGATGAAAACTCAGGAATGTTAGTAGACGGGTTTGAAAGGACCTTTGATGGGAAGCTGAAGTGTCGGTACTGCAACTATGCCAGCAAAGGAACAGCCCGGCTTATTGAACACATCAGAATCCACACAG gtgAAAAACCTCATCGATGTCATCTTTGTCCATTTGCATCTGCTTATGAGCGTCATCTGGAAGCCCATATGCGTtctcatactggagaaaaaccatACAAATGTGAATTATGTTCCTTCCGCTGCAGTGATCGAAGTAACTTGTCCCATCATCGAAGGCGCAAGCATAAAATGGTACCAATTAAAGGTACTAGGTCTTCCTTAAGCAGCAAGAAAATGTGGGGGGttttacagaagaaaacaagCAATCTGGGCTATAGCAGAAGAGCACTAATCAACTTAAGTCCACCTTCCATGGTGGTTCAGAAACCAGACTACCTTAACGATTTTACCCACGAAATCCCAAATATCCAGACTGACTCCTATGAAAGTATGGCAAAAACCACACCAACTGGTGGCCTTCCAAGGGACCCCCAAGAACTCATGGTTGATAACCCTTTGAATCAGCTCTCAACTCTAGCAGGGCAGTTGTCCAGTTTGCCACCCGAAAACCAAAACCCTGCATCCCCTGATGTAGTTCCCTGCCCTGATGAAAAGCCTTTCATGATTCAGCAGCCCTCTACCCAAGCAGTAGTTTCTGCCGTATCAGCAAGTATTCCTCAGAGCTCCTCTCCCACAAGCCCAGAACCTCGGCCATCCCATAGTCAAAGGAACTATAGTCCAGTGGCAGGTCCAAGCAGTGAGCCAAGTGCCCACACGAGCACTCCCAGCATAGGAAACAGCCAGCCAagcaccccagccccagccctgccggTCCAGGACCCTCAGCTTCTGCACCACTGCCAGCACTGTGATATGTACTTTGCAGACAACATCCTTTACACCATTCATATGGGATGTCATGGGTATGAAAATCCTTTTCAGTGTAATATATGTGGATGCAAATGTAAAAACAAGTATGATTTTGCCTGTCATTTTGCAAGAGGGCAACATAACCAACATTGA
- the PSTK gene encoding L-seryl-tRNA(Sec) kinase isoform X1, giving the protein MKTAEKTRGTGSDGPRKRGLCVLCGLPAAGKSTFARALAHRLRQEQGWAVGVVAYDDVMPDAFLAGARARPAPSQWKLFRQELLKYLEYFLMAVINGCQMSVPPNRTEAMWEDFITCLKDQDLIFSAVFEAQSCYLLTKTAVSRPLFLVLDDNFYYQSMRYEVYQLARKYSLGFCQLFLDCPLETCLQRNGQRPQALPPETIHLMGRKLEKPNPEKNAWEHNSLTIPSPACASEASLEVTDLLLTALENPVKDAEDNMEQKDTDRIICSTNILHKTDQTLRRIVSQTMKEAKDEQVLPHNLKCLAEELNKLKAEFLEDLKQGNKKYLCFQQTTDISDVISFFHYEKNNIVRKYFSKQH; this is encoded by the exons ATGAAGACCGCCGAGAAAACCAGAGGAACCGGCAGCGACGGGCCGCGCAAACGAGGCCTCTGCGTCCTCTGCGGCCTCCCCGCGGCAGGAAAATCGACTTTCGCGCGCGCCCTCGCCCACCGGCTGCGGCAGGAGCAGGGTTGGGCCGTCGGTGTCGTCGCGTATGATGACGTCATGCCCGACGCGTTTCTCGCCGGGGCAAGAGCGCGACCGGCG CCATCCCAATGGAAATTGTTTCGACAGGAACTGTTGAAGTACCTGGAATACTTCTTGATGGCTGTCATTAATGGGTGTCAGATGTCTGTCCCACCCAACAGGACTGAAGCCATGTGGGAAGATTTTATAACCTGCTTAAAGGATCAAGATCTGATATTTTCTGCAGTATTTGAGGCCCAGTCTTGCTACCTCTTAACAAAAACTGCTGTTTCTAGacctttgtttttggttttggatgACAATTTTTATTATCAGAGTATGAGATATGAAGTCTACCAGCTGGCTCGGAAat ATTCGTTGGGCTTTTGCCAGCTCTTTTTAGATTGTCCTCTTGAGACCTGTTTACAGAGGAATGGCCAGAGGCCACAGGCACTGCCTCCTGAAACCATCCACCTGATGGGAAGAAAGCTAGAAAAGCCCAACCCTGAGAAAAATGCTTGGGAACACAACAGCCTCACAATTCCGAGTCCAGCATGTGCTTCGGAGGCCAG CCTGGAGGTGACTGATTTATTGCTCACTGCTTTGGAAAATCCAGTAAAAGATGCTGAGGACAATATGGAACAAAAG GACACAGACAGAATTATTTGTTCAACTAACATTCTTCATAAAACTGATCAGACACTCCGAAGGATTGTATCTCAGACAATGAAGGAAGCAAAAG atgaACAAGTGCTTCCTCACAACTTGAAGTGTCTAGCAGAAGAACTTAACAAGCTCAAAGCAGAGTTTTTGGAAGACctaaaacaaggaaacaaaaaatatctGTGCTTTCAGCAAACCACTGACATATcagatgtcatttctttttttcattatgagaaaaataatattgtaCGGAAGTATTTTTCAAAGCAGCATTAA
- the PSTK gene encoding L-seryl-tRNA(Sec) kinase isoform X2, with amino-acid sequence MKTAEKTRGTGSDGPRKRGLCVLCGLPAAGKSTFARALAHRLRQEQGWAVGVVAYDDVMPDAFLAGARARPAPSQWKLFRQELLKYLEYFLMAVINGCQMSVPPNRTEAMWEDFITCLKDQDLIFSAVFEAQSCYLLTKTAVSRPLFLVLDDNFYYQSMRYEVYQLARKYSLGFCQLFLDCPLETCLQRNGQRPQALPPETIHLMGRKLEKPNPEKNAWEHNSLTIPSPACASEASLEVTDLLLTALENPVKDAEDNMEQKDTDRIICSTNILHKTDQTLRRIVSQTMKEAKGNQEGFSEMTFKQRWVRANHAAIWRIILGNEHIKCRSPEVGWLECCRIEKRPLSMG; translated from the exons ATGAAGACCGCCGAGAAAACCAGAGGAACCGGCAGCGACGGGCCGCGCAAACGAGGCCTCTGCGTCCTCTGCGGCCTCCCCGCGGCAGGAAAATCGACTTTCGCGCGCGCCCTCGCCCACCGGCTGCGGCAGGAGCAGGGTTGGGCCGTCGGTGTCGTCGCGTATGATGACGTCATGCCCGACGCGTTTCTCGCCGGGGCAAGAGCGCGACCGGCG CCATCCCAATGGAAATTGTTTCGACAGGAACTGTTGAAGTACCTGGAATACTTCTTGATGGCTGTCATTAATGGGTGTCAGATGTCTGTCCCACCCAACAGGACTGAAGCCATGTGGGAAGATTTTATAACCTGCTTAAAGGATCAAGATCTGATATTTTCTGCAGTATTTGAGGCCCAGTCTTGCTACCTCTTAACAAAAACTGCTGTTTCTAGacctttgtttttggttttggatgACAATTTTTATTATCAGAGTATGAGATATGAAGTCTACCAGCTGGCTCGGAAat ATTCGTTGGGCTTTTGCCAGCTCTTTTTAGATTGTCCTCTTGAGACCTGTTTACAGAGGAATGGCCAGAGGCCACAGGCACTGCCTCCTGAAACCATCCACCTGATGGGAAGAAAGCTAGAAAAGCCCAACCCTGAGAAAAATGCTTGGGAACACAACAGCCTCACAATTCCGAGTCCAGCATGTGCTTCGGAGGCCAG CCTGGAGGTGACTGATTTATTGCTCACTGCTTTGGAAAATCCAGTAAAAGATGCTGAGGACAATATGGAACAAAAG GACACAGACAGAATTATTTGTTCAACTAACATTCTTCATAAAACTGATCAGACACTCCGAAGGATTGTATCTCAGACAATGAAGGAAGCAAAAG gtaatcaGGAAGGCTTCTCAGAGATGACATTTAAGCAAAGATGGGTAAGAGCGAACCATGCAGCTATCTGGAGGATCATTCTAGGCAATGAGCACATCAAGTGCAGAAGCCCAGAGGTTGGTTGGTTGGAGTGTTGCAGAATCGAGAAGAGGCCATTGAGCATGGGGTGA